A stretch of Zymoseptoria tritici IPO323 chromosome 1, whole genome shotgun sequence DNA encodes these proteins:
- a CDS encoding putative FRE ferric reductase-like transmembrane component (Shows sequence similarity to FRE proteins of S. cerevisiae. Involved in Iron uptake. These proteins are ferroxidase(FET)-dependent reductases.), whose amino-acid sequence MDDIAAMSGLERRHIQDHNAANVKYWAYPARVLPCTKDQGTCEYLEAVYSGHVTSMLYTFIMWGVILGVLASWATLRVWRTGKPSHGIGSLVSSACDRAARLKRHFLPDAPMRSIFGRVSRLQVAVLAVVSGYLLIFSLVGIVYKTWVTPIAKTDLFNTRTGIGPWSDRIGALAYALTPFTIMLCMRESVLSIVTGIPYQHFNFLHRWLGRIIFVQSFLHTLGWTLVEARFYQPQPKVYVAFITQQYAMFGVVAMFFITWLTLFSTQWAIRKFGYEFFKASHWIIAVLYIAACWGHWDKLWCWMVPSLALIAIDQAVRFGRTLYIHMGGKRGTGTGFQCAQAEMTVLTDDNGTVIRLDFDHEHAAWEAGQHFFLTFPSLSIWQAHPFTVSSVPEPNSRIQHHTYLLRVRDGQTKKLAAMGNTTVPTILSGPYGHGFPRYECQHMLAISGGTGVTFTMPIILEAVKQSVSKRAVLDFVWIVRKAEDLLWLSDELSQLKNLLKEAIGLRISIYVSRDSERDAHKSEKRLNVEKTDSSDSSLSTSSDVVLQELLAIRDSRFAVHFLKDHHPSVAEILADFQERVIDHGGSAEIIGSGPEALGSDLRAAVAASDIGEEGPWSLQRVIVSN is encoded by the exons ATGGACGATATTGCAGCAATGTCCGGCCTCGAACGGCGGCATATTCAAGACCACAATGCGGCCAATGTGAAGTACTGGGCTTATCCGGCTCGCGTCCTGCCATGCACCAAGGACCAAGGAACCTGCGAGTATCTGGAAGCCGTGTATAGCGGGCATGTAACGTCAATGCTGTACACGTTCATCATGTGGGGAGTGATCTTGGGTGTGTTGGCGTCTTGGGCAACGTTGAGGGTCTGGAGGACGGGCAAGCCATCGCATGGGATTGGGTCGTTGGTGAGCAGTGCTTGCGATCGGGCGGCGAGACTGAAGAGGCATTTCCTTCCGGATGCGCCAATGAGGTCGATCTTTGGAAGGGTGTCGAGATTGCAGGTTGCCGTACTCGCTGTGGTGTCAGGCTATTTGTTGATCTTCTC CCTCGTGGGGATCGTCTACAAGACATGGGTCACTCCGATTGCCAAGACAGACCTGTTCAACACCCGTACCGGAATTGGACCATGGTCTGACAGAATCGGTGCATTGGCCTACGCTCTCACACCGTTCACTATCATGCTCTGTATGCGAGAGAGCGTCCTCTCAATCGTCACCGGTATCCCATACCAACACTTCAACTTCCTCCACAGATGGCTCGGCCGTATCATCTTCGTGCAGTCCTTTCTGCACACTCTTGGCTGGACTCTGGTCGAAGCAAGATTCTACCAACCGCAACCCAAAGTCTACGTGGCTTTCATCACTCAGCAATACGCCATGTTCGGCGTTGTGGCCATGTTCTTCATTACCTGGCTTACATTGTTCAGCACACAGTGGGCAATTCGTAAATTTGGATACGAATTTTTTAAGGCCTCACACTGGATCATTGCAGTGCTCTACATCGCGGCTTGTTGGGGCCATTGG GACAAACTTTGGTGCTGGATGGTACCCAGTCTGGCTCTTATTGCGATCGACCAGGCCGTCCGATTCGGTCGGACGCTCTATATTCATATGGGTGGAAAGCGAGGAACTGGCACTGGCTTTCAATGTGCTCAAGCTGAGATGACCGTGCTCACGGACGACAACGGCACAGTGATTCGTCTCGACTTCGACCACGAACATGCCGCATGGGAGGCTGGGCAGCACTTCTTCCTGACTTTCCCGAGCCTCAGCATATGGCAGGCCCATCCTTTCACCGTCTCCTCCGTTCCAGAACCAAACAGCCGAATCCAACATCACACCTATCTGCTTCGTGTACGTGACGGACAGACGAAGAAGCTGGCCGCAATGGGCAACACAACCGTTCCAACGATCTTGTCAGGACCATATGGCCACGGCTTTCCACGTTACGAATGCCAGCACATGCTGGCAATATCAGGCGGCACCGGAGTAACATTCACAATGCCCATTATCCTTGAAGCGGTCAAACAAAGCGTATCCAAGCGGGCAGTACTGGACTTTGTATGGATCGTGCGAAAAGCAGAGGACCTGCTCTGGCTGAGCGACGAGTTGTCTCAGTTGAAGAACTTACTGAAAGAAGCGATCGGATTGAGAATCAGCATCTACGTCAGTCGAGACAGCGAGCGAGACGCCCACAAGTCGGAGAAGCGATTGAACGTCGAGAAGACGGACAGCAGCGACTCGTCGCTTTCCACAAGCTCGGACGTCGTCTTacaagagcttctcgctatcAGGGACTCCCGCTTCGCAGTCCATTTCCTCAAAGATCACCACCCCTCAGTCGCAGAGATTCTCGCCGACTTCCAGGAGCGCGTGATCGACCATGGTGGCTCAGCGGAGATTATTGGTAGTGGACCTGAGGCATTGGGCAGTGATCTGAGAGCGGCGGTGGCAGCGTCGGACATTGGAGAAGAG GGACCTTGGAGCCTGCAGCGCGTGATCGTCAGCAATTGA